A stretch of DNA from Actinomycetes bacterium:
CCTCTGTCCACCGTGCTCTACCCGGGCCTGCCGATCCCGCTCCACGTGTTCGAGGAGCGCTATCGGGAGATGTTCGCCCGCATCCTCGACAGCGACCAGCGCTTTGGCGTGGTCGCGATCGTCGAGGGGTTCGAGGTCGGCGGCGCGGCCACCTACCATCCGGTCGGCTGCCTGGCAGAGGTCAGGGAGGTCCGGCCCTACCCGGACGGCCGGCTCGACGTGGTCGCGCAGGGGGCCAGCCGCTTCGAGATCGGCGGGGTCGTGCAGCCGCGCCCCTACATCGTCGCCGAGGTGACGACGCTGCCCGAGGAGGCCGGCGAGGACGCCGAGCGGCACGCCAAGCGGGCCGGCCGGCTGTTCACCCGGTACGTCTCGGCCCTGCTCGAGCTGGCCGGGGAGGACGGCGGCGAGTTCGAGGTCCCGGCAGACCCGCTGCCCGCCTCCTACTTCGTCGCCGCCGGCCTGCAGATCGACGTGGCCGACAAGCAGCGGCTCCTGATCGCCCCCACGGCCGCCGAGCGGCTGCAGGCCTCGACCATCCTGCTCCGCCGCGAGCTCGCCCTCCTGGAGCGGCTGCAGGCCGCCGGCCCGGCCCGCATGACCGGCCCGTTCTCGTTGAACTGACCGGGGCTCCCGCCGCCCGGGGTCGCGCGGACCCTGGCTCGAGCAGTCAGAGCCGAGCAGCCGGCAGGCTCGAAGGTGACTCGGGCGACCCCCGCCTGACTCCGCGGACTTGCTGGCCCATGAACGCTCCCTACGGGATAAGCTCGACGGCGAACCGGCGACGACGCTACTCGATCGGACGGCCCGGTCGAAGGCCCTTGAGCGAGGGTGGACGGCCGTCCCGATACTCTGCTCATGATAATCTGCTCATATGGATCGAACCGTCTGAAGCGTTCGGACGAAGTCGAAGGTGCCCTGCCCCGCACGAAACGAGGTCCCGCTTCGCCATGCGTGTGGTGCTGCTGATCGCGGTCGGGGGTTTCCTCGCGCTCGGTCTGCTCACGGTCGTCGCTGCCATCGGGTCGGCCCGCGTCGCGCGAGACGAGGAGGCGCGTGCCCGGGCCACGCCGCCAAGCCGCCGCCGGCGCCGGCGCCGCTCCGGCGCCGGGCAGCCGCCCTCCCCCGCCCCAGGCCGGGCCGAGCAGCCCGGGCACGCCCCTCCCGGCCGAGCCGCCGATCCCCGCCGCGGCGGCCGGTCCAGCTCCACGGGCTGACCCGCGCCGGTCACGCTCCACGCTGACCCGCGCCGGTCAGGCTCCACGGCTGACCGGCGCCGGTCAGGCGAGCAGGGCGTCGCCTTGGCGCCCCCTGGCGCCCTGGCACGCCGCGGTGAGGTCGGCGCGCCAGCACCACCGAGGCGCTGTGGCCTGCGGCCGGGTCGGGTCGGGTCAGGCGAGCAGGGCGTCGGGACCGAGCTCGGCCTTGATCTCGGCGTAGAGA
This window harbors:
- a CDS encoding LON peptidase substrate-binding domain-containing protein, with the protein product MELPLFPLSTVLYPGLPIPLHVFEERYREMFARILDSDQRFGVVAIVEGFEVGGAATYHPVGCLAEVREVRPYPDGRLDVVAQGASRFEIGGVVQPRPYIVAEVTTLPEEAGEDAERHAKRAGRLFTRYVSALLELAGEDGGEFEVPADPLPASYFVAAGLQIDVADKQRLLIAPTAAERLQASTILLRRELALLERLQAAGPARMTGPFSLN